The sequence AAAGAAAACTTCAGCAAGCCGACACTCGTCCAGGCGAAGGCTATTCCGCTGGCACTGGAGGGCAAGGATATCTTGGGTATGTCTCTCGCTCTACACTAGGATCAGGGCTTCGTCTGACAATCGCAGCACGCGCCAAAACCGGATCTGGCAAGACTGCCGCATATGTCCTACCTGTTCTGCAAGCAATCCTCCAACGCAAGGCTGTCAGTATTGCCCTCTCCGATGGATTTCGCATTCAATATTCATTGCTGATTGCGCATGCAAATTAGGCCGACCCTTCGTTCAAAGCCACCACTGGTCTGATCCTAGTTCCCACTCGTGAGCTTGCGGAGCAAGTTCAAAAAGTTGTCACATCGTTCGCCGCCTTCTGTGGGAAGGATATTCGATCGGTCAACTTGACGCAAAAAGTTTCCGATGCCGTTCAGCAGACCATGCTGGCCGATTTCCCTGATCTGATCGTCTCGACACCCACGCGCGTCTTGACGAACGTGAACAATTCCGCCCTGTCGCTCGAAAAGCTTACCCATCTTGTGATCGACGAGGCCGACTTGGTACTTTCATATGGATACGATGAGGACATCAACGCTCTCTCAAAGGCCATCCCTCGTGGTGTGCAGACCTTCTTAATGAGTGCCACCCTGACCTCCGAGGTGGACACGCTCAAAAGCTTGTTCTGTCGTAGCCCTGTCATTTTGAAGCTAGAAGATAAGGAAGACAAGGGTGCCGAGATCAGCCAATTTGTTGTTCGGTGAGTTCGCCGTGATTGCCATCCCTTCCAAAGATTCTTCTTTTGCCTCGCGCTAACCAAAGAAAATTACGCAGGTGTGCTGAAGACGAAAAGTTCCTCCTTACATACGTTATTTTCAAGCTACAGTTGGTCAAGGGCAAGGTCATCATCTTCGTGTGCGATGTGGACCGTTGTTACCGTGTGAAACTCTTTCTGGAGCAGTTTGGTATCAAGAGCTGTGTGTTGAACTCAGAGCTTCCCATCAATTCGCGACTACATGTTGTTGAGGAGTTCAACAAGGGAGTGTACGATATTATCATCGCCGCCGACGACCAGGAGGTGATGGGCGTACCAAAGCCGTCCAAGAAGGCGAAGGAGACCGAAGAGGATGccgagaaaaaggaagaggtCGGAAGCAgtgaggacgaagaggatgtggAGGGGCCCAGCGACAAGCAGAAaagcaagaagcgcaagatgtcaagcaaagagaaagactACGGCATCTCTCGTGGCATCGACTTCCAGAATGTCGCCTGCGTTCTCAACTTTGATCTTCCGACAACCTCCAAATCCTACACCCATCGCATTGGCCGGACTGGCCGAGCGGGCAAAGCCGGTATGGCGCTGTCTTTCGTCGTTCCCGCCGATCAATATGGCAAGCACAAGCCCACGTCAACGTCTACCGCCAAACACGACGAAGCCGTCGTAGCAAAGATCATCAAGCGCCAAGCCAAGCTCGGGAATGAAGTCAAGCCATACCACTTTGAGATGGCGCAGGTCGACGCTTTCCGTTACCGAATGACCGACGCACTCCGGGCAGTCACCCGATTGGCTGTGCAGGAAGCTCGAGCCCGCGAGATTCGGCAAGAGCTGATCAAGAGTGAGAAGCTCAAGCGGCATTTCGAGGAAAACCCGGACGAGCTGCGACAGTTGCGTCACGATGGCGAGTTGCGTGCTGCCCGAGTGCAGCCACATCTGAAACATGTGCCGGAGTATTTGATGCCGGCCAAGGGTCGGAAGGGTATCAGCAAGGAAGATGTGGGCTATGTTGGTTTCACAAAGACAAAGGAGAATCGCATTCGCAAGGCTCGTGATCGCAATCGTGCTCGGTCCAAGGGTAAGAAGACCGGCAAGGTTGATCCCTTGAAAACATTCAACCGGGGCCGCAAGTGAGATAGCGAAGTGGATGGCTAGATGTTATGCTATGATACCATTGTACAGTTGAACTGGGAATTTTGAATAATTTTCGCATTGATCAATTCTTCGTAACGGGGGGTTGTGCTCATTCTTTATCATGTCCACGGTGTGTTCAGGCAAGCCAAATCTATAGCATTCGATTACGTTTATCCCTGCAGAAAGAAAATCTACAAGCATGCTCCAACGCAAAATCAAATCCAGCTTTTGAGATTTTCATAGACCTCGGCTGGGCCAGGGAACCTCCCACGACTCCTTTTGTGCTCCTGTATACGCCTGCAGCCACTTCCCACGAGCGGTTTTCCGAAGCGACCGAATTTCAGTGCAAACCTGCTCTGCCCGAGCGACTGCCTGTCGCCAGGCTTCCCGCCCCTTTTTCTGACGATAAGCccatctctcttcctctacATTCCAGGGCAAATCGGGAGAAGCATCGGTTGCAGAGGTTCGGGTCTGCGCAAAAAAGTCTTGATCGACTGGATACTCGTAACCGGGACCTAAACTGATCCACTCAATGTTTCTCCACGACGCGTTCCATTCGGGACCTTCACTGCCCGGACGACGTGGTCGTCCATTCGGGTCAGTGCCCGTCCAGACTAGAGCATTGATCCAGTCGGAGCAGCCTTCCAGATCAAGCCATTTCAAACAGTAGGTGTAGCGGGAAAGTTGGCGGAGAATACCTGCTGCTTCTGCCCAATTGTTCTCGGCCGCAGAGTACTCGTCGGTGCCGCCATGTACGAATGAAGGACCGCGATGGCCCGGCGGGCGTACCCGCGAGGGAAGGTTCTGGGGCGTGCGGGTCGGAGCAGGCCAGTAggccagagagagatgggTAATTGTGGACTGTCGCGAGAGGAGATGTAAGAGAGAGTTCCAGCTTGCTGCACCGGCGGCCGGATGTGCAAGGGACAAGTACCGAAGATTGGTGAACCGGACGGTGTGACTCAAGTTTTTCAGCATAGGATACGGTATATCGGAAACTGGTGGTTCCTCAAGACTAGTAGACTCATCGGGATCGTCATCGTCCCAAGACGTCGggatttctttctttgaaGCAAGCTTAGGTGCCGTGTATGCTACCTTTGCCGGCACAACGAGCTCGTTCGAGAGCTGTTTCAATGTGATCCAGTAACCTATTGCCCAGGTCAGATCTAGGCGACGGACGTCTGCATCAGTGCCCGTGCCCGGACCAAGCTCCTCCACAGCACACTGGGAAAGACGATCTTCCGAAAGGAACAGTGGTCCTAAGCCGCCCATTCGTTTCGCTAGCTGGAATCTTGCACGGACAGCATATATGGCGACATAGCTCAGCATGAGCTCCTTAATATGAAGAGGGAGTTGTGACAGAAACGGCCCATCATATTCCAGGTGCCATGTCCAATTGGACGCCATTGATTTAAGGACCGCGTGAATTAGACTCGATTCGCTGGGGAAATTCGCCCCGGGCAATCTATCAAGTCGGTATATAGGAAACCGATCATCTCGAAGACTCGACCCACGGCCACCCCCGCTTAAGCACAGGGCCTCTGTATCCCCCGCAAGCCAGCTCTCTGGGGGAGGAGGTCCTGGCACAAGTCGTACTGGGCGTCCGCCGATAACCGCACGGCGAGGTCCCGCACGGGGTCGAGGTGGTGGAGTATCTGGAAGCTCCAGCAGACTTCTCAGCGAGGGATGAACAGATTGGTGGGAAATCACCGATCTTGACGCAGAACCGTTTCCATTTTCCGGAGAATTCGAGACTTGGGTCCGTCGAAGATGGCTGATCAGATCGTTGACTGAGGGAGAATCGGAGTCGGTAGCAGCGGTAGGTCGCCTGATTTGATCATCGCGACGAGGTTGAGGCGTGAGCGATGGACTGGAATCGAAGCTCGGTTTGTATACAAAGGATTTCTTCTGTCTTTTGGGCATGAGCAGTTTAGGAGATTGGAcaaagctttttttttatggTGCAGGAGAGAAATGGGCGGGGATGATCCCCCGCCGATGTCATATTTGGCTATCGATAGCCGCTTATCAATCAGCGCTTATCGCTGGAGGTGAGGTCGTCTTAGTGGTCTTGATTTTCCAGTAGGAAGACCGTTGAGAGATTCACGCACTTGGCCAAACTAAAAGGTGAATTTGTGCCAACCTATCCAATAATTGAGGCTAAGGCGCATCACACGCTGGGGCGGGCTGGAGGGTCCAACGCTATGAACCACACAAAATTTGATCGGTTGATTTCATCTTTTGTTCTGATGTGTCAATTCTCAGGAATGGTCTTCGCGTCTATGACAAGCAGCGAGCTATGATACAGTTCTATACAAGACTATTTACAATACGTGCGATTGAGTTCAAATATCTCGAACCCAAGAATCATCCTTCATATGTCCCTCTGGAGACGGGCCTTCCTGCAGCCAGGTTTCAACAAGACCCTCCTTGGGGTCTTCATCAGGGAGACCTCGCGATCGTCGGACATCAAGCACAAGGTTCCTGATCTTCCGAGTGACTTCCTTTCGCAGTTCAACCACCTCCTTGTTTGCAATAATTCGTCGCTCAGTACGCCAAGTGGCAGATCTCGAGATTGAGCATCGGCTTTCTCAACTTTGGCCTTGAGCTTTTGCCAGCGGGACCGCAGCTCGCCGAATTCCTTCTCGGCATCCACCTTGGAGCCAAAGGTAATGCTGACTTTCTTTCCAATGCGAGGGAGGAATCGCGGGAACTCGCGACTCTCGTGCATGATTTGGTCAAACCCTTCAATCCACATGGGCACTACATCGGGACATTCGTTGGCCTCGAGAATGAGACGCGCAATGCCCCATTTGAAGTAGCGCATCGTTTGGCGCGGGGACTGGTGGATTTTGCCCTCGGGAAAGATGTGAACCCAGGAGTAGGAGTTGCAGGCATAAGCGGAGGGAGCCATATGGGAATCTTCCCCATTGGTGGTGTATGCGATAGGAAGATCGGGGAAGGGATCGACGCAAAAGTTTTCCAGGCTAAATTGCTGTCGCTCGGGCTTTCCGCGGTGGTGATCCACAGGGAAGGGACCCTTGGAAAAGCATTCGGATCGCCTGGTGATGGCGGGTTGACCCACCACCGAAAGGCGAATGCGCAAGGCGATGGGTAGGGAGGACCTGGCCTAGTGCGAAAAAGAGCGAAAGTGGCCTGGGCCGGGAGAAAGCGAACAGATTAGCAAAGATGGAAATGTCTTTCATCTACACCAACCCATTGTCCCGTGCCGCGCTTACCTTCCCTGGAAGCAGATATCATGACTGCCAAAGGACCATCGCTTGTTCCAGAATCTCGTGGGGAGCAGTCCCCATATTAACGGGTCGTCCATACTAGTCCGAGCGGCGGGATGTCAGTGATGACATACAACTATGGATGAAGCGATAGATCGAGAAATTTCCGACAACGTACACACTAATGTGATTTGAGACTTTTGATAAGGAACCATCATCAGCAAAGGGAACCAAAGTGACACGGTTTAAGGGGCAGGTCGAGACACATACCCGTAATGAGACCTTTTGTTCGCTGCGACGGATCTTGCCTAGAGTCCAACAAAGCCGTGAAGTCCTCAACCACCATGAATCTCTGCATTATTCAATCCAGACAGGAAACCCCAAAGCCCAGCCACTCCCCCACATAGTTACATTGGATGACCCGCCATGGGAGGGACGGACGGTCCCTGTCGATGCGCCGGCGTCCATGGTGATGTGAATATGAAATCCCTAGTGCAAATCCATAGACCAGGATATGCTCTCCACCAGATAGCGAACGGCTGGGGAGTTCCGAGACTACCCTTTGGCGTGGGAAAAGAAGGACAGCGCAAAATGCgtggagaaaaaaacaaggcaACTACTGATCGGCGAACATTTAGTCTTCCGGGATCATGTGACTGAGCCTGGGGTAAAACACACTCGTTCAACTGCTATTCTTTCACCATTAGTTTActgagttttttttttttttttgaaaaaatTATATATACATTATTTCCAAATATTGTAAGTGATTCCTGAACTTGGACTCACATACTGCAAGACTCATATCCAAGTGTAAAACCAGCGCTCCATCCACCTTCTCATCAATATACTCCCAAAGTTCGAAACCATCGAAGAAGGGACCGCGTGCACGGACCAATTGCAATCCCGACTTCGAGCACGATTTTGCCCGCTGCGCCGTCATCTTTTATTCTCCTCTTTGCAAGTCGCAATCATGTTCAAGCCCACCTCGGCCCTTTTCTCGGGTCTTCTCTGGTAAGCAATAACTTGATAGGCATTGAATCCTCTGGCCCCTCCAAGATTGCCAAAAACTGATCCTCTCTGGTCCCGGACAATAGGAAGACCCCATGGCGTCTGTCTTCGCCCCAAAAGGCCCGGCAACGCAAACGCCTGCGTGCCGTGGACCAAGTCGTTGATACCCTCAGTGCTGCCCTCTCTCGACAAGGAAAGACCACCAAGGCTGTGGAGCGATGGTACGCCGAGATGCCgcgggaggaagagatgcTTCCCAAGGACAAATACACTCTCTTCgataagaaggagaagaactaCCGCAAGTCGATTTACAGTATGTTTCAACCGCCCATTACCGGAAATCTGCGTCCTCTATCGTATGAAAAAAATCCCGTCCTTTCTTCTGACCTGTTGTTGTGCAGAGCTTCCCAAGTGGACTCGTGTTAGCCAGCGTGTCAACCCCCCTGGTTTCTAAGCTTGTCCTGGCTGTATCCCGCCAACGACAGCGGTCGAGACTCGCTTCTCTTCGTTCTGTCAACCGGCATCTGTATTATACCCCCTCTTCCAACTCCAGAGTCTCTGTCTCATTTCTTTGATCTGGATGTTTTGGCATACGCATCACATGGGAAGGAAACCCGGAGTTTATGGTGACCATGAAAAATCTCGCAAAGGCTCTTTCCAACCGGAGACCGCTGACATCCATTGTCTCATAGCCAGCGTCAGTGTTGATTCTTATTTTTCCCTCTATTCAATTTACTGTATTCAAAAACTGCATCTGCGGTTCTCAAGATTCGATTGTTTCTAAGAATAGGATCCCTGGGGGGCCATATGTACGACCTGTAAGAACCAGACACTGGTAAGGACTAAAGTTGATGAAATCAAGGCAGAATTGAGCGACGATCAAAGAGTGCGAAAATGATGAAGGGAACCGACCATGGCTGGTGCGGAGAGTGAAATGGCTCAAGACACGGTGGGTGACTGTTCACTGTTCCAGCTCCATTGGGAGCAGTTTGGACGATGCGGTGCGATAGCCCTTTTGAATATGCGATGCCAATTCCTTGACGCGAGTTCGATTTACGCGACCTTCGTGGATGAACTTATCAAGGCGATATCCATGGCCAACCTGCTGCCAgtcctccagcttctccgacCACCCCGTTCCCCTCTCATACCAGGCATTCCGTTGCTTCGTTGACATGCCAAATCCTTGTGGCGGCCTGGGTAACATCCAGGCGGCTGTATCGATATGTCCATCCGGAGGCTCCTCGGCCGACCCTTCGTATAGTTGAATGGAGCGAAGGACATTTTGATTTCCTGTCATTGACCTCTGTCTATTGACCGCAGCTCGCCATGAATCGAGACGGGGAATGCGAGCTCGCTCTCGGGGGACTTCGGGGTACTTGCGTTTGGAAACCTCGCTGACGCCATCATCCGGTCTGGGACATCGAGGATCTCCCCACCGTCTACGATAATCGGTAGAGACTCTCGAAACTGGATCGGTCACCAACCAAGTTTCTCGATTGAGCCAGTGGTTGGCAAGCAGTGTGAATTGATACGGTTTCTGTCCTGGTGTCATCTCATCGTACACCCATTTGACTTTACGATTCAGTTGGTCAATCAAGCGGGATTCCCAGTCACTGAGGTTTGCCGGCGGACGCGGCACATCATCGGCAGTGCCATCCCAGCGGCCAGACCCGGAATAAGACACGCTTTGATACCTTTGGGCCTCGCTAGACTGGCCCGTCGACATCTGTAGGCTGAGATTCTTCTGGACAACATTGTGAATCCCATGCCAGGAGTGCAGGGGTTGGTTTGAGGTATGCGCCGCCAATGAACTTGGTCTCTTGGAAGGCCGGAATCTGACCGGTGCAGTGTTAAATTTCGCAGGATCGGCAGCTGCCTTGCTGACTCTTCTTTCCATGGACTTGGAACCGAGGGCAGTGATGGGGATTGGTTTAGTCTCAAAGGGGCACTGT comes from Penicillium oxalicum strain HP7-1 chromosome I, whole genome shotgun sequence and encodes:
- a CDS encoding 54S ribosomal protein L31 — its product is MFKPTSALFSGLLWKTPWRLSSPQKARQRKRLRAVDQVVDTLSAALSRQGKTTKAVERWYAEMPREEEMLPKDKYTLFDKKEKNYRKSIYKLPKWTRVSQRVNPPGF
- a CDS encoding ATP-dependent RNA helicase dbp9 — encoded protein: MKRKLDANDVPSPGPVETEEKEFDFEALNLDPRLRQALIKENFSKPTLVQAKAIPLALEGKDILARAKTGSGKTAAYVLPVLQAILQRKAADPSFKATTGLILVPTRELAEQVQKVVTSFAAFCGKDIRSVNLTQKVSDAVQQTMLADFPDLIVSTPTRVLTNVNNSALSLEKLTHLVIDEADLVLSYGYDEDINALSKAIPRGVQTFLMSATLTSEVDTLKSLFCRSPVILKLEDKEDKGAEISQFVVRCAEDEKFLLTYVIFKLQLVKGKVIIFVCDVDRCYRVKLFLEQFGIKSCVLNSELPINSRLHVVEEFNKGVYDIIIAADDQEVMGVPKPSKKAKETEEDAEKKEEVGSSEDEEDVEGPSDKQKSKKRKMSSKEKDYGISRGIDFQNVACVLNFDLPTTSKSYTHRIGRTGRAGKAGMALSFVVPADQYGKHKPTSTSTAKHDEAVVAKIIKRQAKLGNEVKPYHFEMAQVDAFRYRMTDALRAVTRLAVQEARAREIRQELIKSEKLKRHFEENPDELRQLRHDGELRAARVQPHLKHVPEYLMPAKGRKGISKEDVGYVGFTKTKENRIRKARDRNRARSKGKKTGKVDPLKTFNRGRK